The following proteins come from a genomic window of Sardina pilchardus chromosome 13, fSarPil1.1, whole genome shotgun sequence:
- the ostn gene encoding osteocrin produces MLGCGCAVLSCLLTLTLFHCSVDSLHLTQESREYGAMEEPVSRGRPVEPKSPEGITAKLLLLDQQVALENDVIETKKKRSFPGSNTPMDRISISTMDNSNKNNNKQRKVVELPRRRVNVPIDRIGVGRLPSNRG; encoded by the exons ATGCTGGgctgtggctgtgctgtgctctcctGTCTTCTGACGCTGACGCTGTTCCACTGTAGTGTCGACAGCCTTCACCTGACTCAAGAAAGCCGTGAG TATGGAGCCATGGAGGAGCCGGTGTCCAGGGGCCGGCCGGTGGAGCCGAAGTCTCCTGAGGGCATCACAgccaagctgctgctgctggaccagCAGGTGGCGCTAGAGAACGACGTCATCGAGACCAAGAAGAAGAGAAGCTTCCCGGGGTCCAACACCCCAATGGACCGCATCTCCATCAGCACAAtggacaacagcaacaaaaacaacaacaagcagag GAAAGTCGTCGAGTTACCAAGGCGAAGGGTGAATGTTCCCATTGACCGGATCGGAGTGGGCCGCCTACCAAGTAACCGAGGATAA